A window of the Lolium perenne isolate Kyuss_39 chromosome 7, Kyuss_2.0, whole genome shotgun sequence genome harbors these coding sequences:
- the LOC127314386 gene encoding LOW QUALITY PROTEIN: pre-mRNA-splicing factor SLU7 (The sequence of the model RefSeq protein was modified relative to this genomic sequence to represent the inferred CDS: substituted 2 bases at 2 genomic stop codons) — MQTKNRSNGRDKCNTFVHFITNVHTSVSFKSREDHRKQLELEEARKAGLAPAELDEDGNEINPHIPQYMSSAPWYLNAEKPSLKHQRKWKSDPNYTKAWYDRGARLYQANKYRKGACQNCGAMTHDKKSCMERPRNVGAKWTNMDIAPDEKVESFELDYDGKRDRWNGYDTSTYSRVILDYEAREEARKKFLKEQQLKKLEEKDGEQDGENAGSEEDGLKIDEAKVDESAQMDFAKVEKRVRTTGGGSTGTVRNLRIREDTAKYLLNLDVNSAYYDPKTPSMREDPLPDADPNDKFYSLRSXGDNQNRQSGQALEFKQLNVHAWEAFDKGQDFHMQAAPSQAELLFKSFLVKKEKLKSEGKDKIMEKYGNAASEEPIPRELLLGQSEKEIEYDRTGRIIKGQDIALPQSKYEEDVLINNHTTVWGSWWKDHQRGYKCCKQTIKNSYCTGLAGIEAAEASADLMKANMARKEAAEEEPVRQEEKKLATWGTDIPQDLVLDQKLLQESLKKEATRKKEEMDERKRKYNVKWNDXVTAEDMEAYRMTRVRHDDPMRDFLN; from the exons ATGCAAACAAAAAATCGATCTAATGGAAGAGACAAGTGCAATACATTTGTACACTTCATCACAAATGTCCATACTTCAG TATCGTTCAAGTCTCGTGAGGACCACCGGAAGCAGCTTGAGCTCGAGGAGGCGCGTAAGGCGGGGCTTGCCCCTGCCGAACTCGACGAGGATGGGAACGAGATCAACCCTCACATCCCGCAGTACATGTCCTCGGCCCCATGGTACCTTAACGCCGAGAAGCCG AGTTTGAAGCATCAGAGGAAGTGGAAGTCGGACCCGAACTACACCAAGGCGTGGTACGATAGGGGTGCCAGGCTTTACCAGGCCAACAAATACAGGAAAGGTGCTTGCCAAAA CTGTGGAGCCATGACTCACGACAAGAAGTCGTGCATGGAGCGACCTCGGAACGTTGGAGCTAAGTGGACTAATATGGATATAGCTCCAGATGAGAAAGTGGAGTCGTTTGAGCTTGATTACGATGGCAAGCGTGATCGCTGGAATGGTTACGATACGTCGACCTACAGCCGTGTTATCCTAGATTATGAAGCTAGAGAAGAGGCCAGGAAGAAGTTCCTGAAAGAACAACAGCTAAAGAAACTTGAGGAGAAGGATGGTGAGCAGGATGGTGAGAATGCGGGCAGCGAAGAGGATGGCCTCAAGATAGATGAGGCAAAAGTTGATGAGAGTGCTCAAATGGATTTTGCGAAGGTAGAAAAGCGTGTGCGCACAACAGGCGGTGGAAGCACTGGAACTGTCAG GAATTTGCGTATTAGAGAAGACACTGCAAAGTATCTTCTCAATCTCGATGTGAACTCTGCGTATTATGATCCAAAAACCCCTTCCATGCGCGAGGATCCTTTGCCAGATGCAGACCCCAACGATAAattctactccctccggtcctaa GGTGATAACCAAAATAGACAAAGTGGACAAGCTCTGGAGTTTAAGCAACTCAATGTCCATGCGTGGGAAGCTTTTGACAAGGGGCAGGATTTCCATATGCAAGCCGCCCCATCTCAAGCTGAACTACTTTTCAAGAGTTTCTTGGTCAAGAAGGAGAAGCTGAAATCTGAAGGCAAGGACAAAATTATGGAGAAGTACGGGAATGCTGCATCTGAAGAGCCAATCCCTCGCGAGCTTCTTCTTGGGCAAAGTGAGAAAGAGATTGAGTACGATCGGACTGGCCGCATAATCAAGGGACAG GATATAGCTCTTCCTCAGAGCAAATACGAAGAGGATGTGTTAATTAATAACCACACAACAGTGTGGGGTTCATGGTGGAAAGATCATCAACGGGGCTATAAATGCTGTAAGCAGACTATCAAAAATAGTTACTGCACAGGATTGGCTGGAATTGAGGCTGCTGAAGCATCAGCTGATTTGATGAAGGCAAACATGGCACGCAAGGAAGCTGCTGAAG AGGAACCTGTACGACAAGAAGAAAAGAAACTAGCCACTTGGGGAACAGATATTCCTCAGGATCTTGTTCTCGACCAGAAGTTGCTTCAGGAATCCCTAAAGAAG GAGGccacaaggaagaaggaagagatGGACGAGAGAAAGAGGAAGTACAACGTGAAGTGGAATGATTAGGTCACTGCGGAAGACATGGAGGCCTACCGTATGACGAGGGTCCGCCACGATGATCCTATGAGAGATTTTCTCAATTAG
- the LOC127314385 gene encoding uncharacterized protein, giving the protein MKFDDGGPFRTIYVLRHTPAGGSPPLSAATPPCSASAAASCCILTRLLSSPATFPLHRLLSAAASPSPWFSVEQYLVDTCSLTRAQAAKASTKLSHLKSPTNPDAVLAILAGLGLSTADVASLVAKDPRFLCARVETTLAPVVLGLTGIGLSNNDVARLLSLVPSSFRRRSVVSNLQHCLLLYGSYEVLLRAFKFNNNLLTYSFERAIKPNIAILRDCCLGDCDIAKLSIAMPRMLTRTPERFRVFVACAQGLGVSPGSPMFRHALHAVARLGEDKISTKLEHLKKTFRWSDAEVRIAVCKAPMLLTRSKDMLQSKSQFLISELGLEPAYIAHRPVIINLSLEGRLRPRYYVLKFLKEKRLLHHNLGYYTIVQATEKVLLDKYISPHSEAAPHLAEDYAAACRGEAPARFIFA; this is encoded by the coding sequence ATGAAATTTGACGATGGAGGCCCATTTCGTACTATCTATGTTCTTCGGCATACCCCAGCCGGCGGAAGTCCCCCGCTTTCCGCCGCCACGCCGCCATGCTCCGCCTCCGCAGCTGCCAGCTGCTGCATCCTCACTCGTCTCCTCTCTTCTCCCGCCACCTTCCCTCTCCACCGGCTGCTCTCAGCGGCTGCCTCCCCAAGCCCCTGGTTCTCCGTCGAGCAGTACCTCGTCGACACCTGCAGCCTCACCAGAGCGCAAGCCGCCAAGGCCTCCACCAAGCTCTCCCACCTCAAGTCCCCCACCAACCCCGACGCCGTCCTCGCCATCCTCGCCGGTCTCGGCCTCTCCACCGCCGACGTCGCTTCCCTCGTCGCCAAGGACCCGCGGTTTCTCTGCGCCCGTGTGGAGACAACCCTGGCCCCTGTCGTCCTTGGCCTCACCGGAATCGGCCTCTCAAATAATGACGTCGCGCGCCTCCTATCGCTCGTTCCATCCAGCTTCCGCCGTAGATCCGTCGTCTCCAACCTACAACACTGCCTGCTGCTGTACGGCTCCTACGAGGTTCTCCTCCGAGCCTTCAAATTCAACAATAATCTCCTCACATACAGCTTCGAGAGGGCCATAAAGCCCAACATCGCCATCCTGCGGGACTGTTGTCTAGGTGACTGTGATATTGCCAAGCTGAGCATAGCTATGCCGAGGATGCTCACCCGAACCCCGGAGCGCTTCAGGGTGTTCGTGGCTTGCGCCCAAGGATTAGGTGTGTCCCCTGGCTCTCCGATGTTCAGACACGCGCTGCACGCCGTCGCGCGCCTCGGCGAGGACAAGATCTCCACGAAGCTGGAGCACTTGAAGAAGACGTTCAGGTGGTCGGATGCTGAGGTGCGTATTGCTGTTTGTAAGGCTCCGATGCTGCTCACGAGGTCTAAGGACATGCTGCAAAGCAAATCACAGTTTCTTATCTCTGAGCTGGGGTTAGAACCGGCGTACATTGCTCACCGGCCCGTAATAATCAATCTTAGCCTGGAGGGCCGGCTCAGGCCCCGGTACTATGTCCTAAAGTTTCTAAAGGAAAAGAGATTGCTACATCACAATTTGGGGTACTATACAATTGTCCAGGCGACCGAGAAGGTACTCTTGGACAAGTACATATCCCCTCACAGTGAAGCCGCACCGCACCTCGCTGAAGACTATGCAGCCGCTTGCAGAGGAGAAGCGCCTGCTAGATTCATATTTGCTTGA